In Streptomyces sp. NBC_01571, the following proteins share a genomic window:
- a CDS encoding ATP-binding protein — MNTPLADRPDDFGRYLTVLPGWRAFVAASVGKPMVMLGEAEYAALVHEAESDALAKDEKNTYDEDRLDHHARLQVVATSTVRHTVTCGRRLVILNRGAISARRGLIVTGPANTGKTISLTQLGLAHELQDRRRHPGQDERIPVIYITVPPAATPRMIAAEFARFLGLPVLRSSNITDLIESVVGVCTKARSGLVLVDEIHNISLDTRTGAEASDTLKYFSERIPATFAYAGIDIENSSLLTGTRGDQIAARFTSVATHPFPYNAEWKGLVAQMEANLLLHQHKRGTITRLDRFLHTRTDGMIGTLSHQLRGAAVDAILTGTEKITKAGLLAVDLDIASRRKRPGGPSATNDEGCRSNQGSKVHEQAVSSAQQASDVGRPLKGSAPNDEQ, encoded by the coding sequence GTGAACACCCCGCTGGCCGACCGGCCGGACGACTTCGGCCGCTACCTGACGGTCCTGCCCGGCTGGCGCGCGTTCGTCGCGGCCTCTGTCGGCAAGCCGATGGTCATGCTCGGCGAGGCTGAGTACGCCGCGCTGGTTCATGAGGCTGAATCCGACGCACTGGCCAAAGACGAGAAGAACACCTACGACGAGGATCGCCTTGACCACCACGCCCGCCTGCAAGTGGTCGCCACCTCCACCGTCCGGCACACCGTCACCTGCGGCCGCCGCCTGGTCATCCTCAACCGTGGCGCGATCAGCGCCCGCCGAGGCCTGATTGTCACCGGGCCGGCCAACACCGGCAAGACGATCTCCCTGACCCAGCTCGGTCTGGCCCACGAACTCCAGGACCGCCGCCGTCACCCCGGCCAGGACGAACGCATACCGGTCATCTACATCACCGTCCCGCCCGCCGCGACACCCCGCATGATCGCAGCCGAGTTCGCCCGCTTCCTCGGCCTCCCGGTCCTGCGAAGCTCCAACATCACCGACCTCATCGAATCCGTGGTCGGCGTCTGCACCAAGGCCCGCAGCGGCCTCGTCCTGGTCGACGAGATCCACAACATCTCCCTGGACACCCGCACGGGAGCCGAAGCGTCCGACACGCTCAAGTACTTCTCCGAGCGCATCCCCGCGACCTTCGCCTACGCGGGCATCGACATCGAGAACAGCAGCCTGCTGACCGGCACCCGCGGCGACCAGATCGCCGCCCGTTTCACCTCGGTCGCCACCCATCCTTTCCCCTACAACGCGGAATGGAAAGGGCTGGTCGCCCAGATGGAAGCCAACCTGCTACTGCACCAGCACAAACGCGGCACTATCACGCGCCTGGACCGATTCCTCCACACCCGCACCGACGGCATGATCGGCACCCTGTCCCACCAGCTTCGCGGAGCCGCCGTCGACGCCATCCTCACCGGCACCGAAAAGATCACCAAAGCCGGTCTGCTGGCCGTCGATCTGGACATCGCCTCCCGCCGCAAGCGCCCGGGAGGCCCCTCGGCCACGAACGACGAAGGGTGCAGATCCAATCAGGGTTCCAAGGTCCACGAGCAGGCCGTTTCTTCAGCGCAGCAGGCCAGCGACGTGGGGCGGCCCCTCAAAGGATCTGCACCCAACGACGAACAGTGA